One genomic segment of Tursiops truncatus isolate mTurTru1 chromosome 4, mTurTru1.mat.Y, whole genome shotgun sequence includes these proteins:
- the SERP1 gene encoding stress-associated endoplasmic reticulum protein 1 isoform X2, whose protein sequence is MVAKQRIRMANEKHSKNITQRGNVAKTSRNAPEEKASVGPWLLALFIFVVCGSAIFQIIQSIRMGM, encoded by the exons ATGGTCGCCAAGCAGCGGATCCGTATGGCCAACGAGAAGCACAGCAAGAACATCACCCAGCGCGGCAACGTCGCCAAGACCTCG AGAAATGCTCCCGAAGAGAAGGCGTCTGTAGGACCCTGGTTATTGGCtctcttcatttttgttgtttgtggtTCTG CAATTTTCCAGATTATTCAAAGTATCAGGATGGGCATGTGA
- the SERP1 gene encoding stress-associated endoplasmic reticulum protein 1 isoform X1: MLTLAAEPEVVRGDGLHRPVVALCSVAFSSSLTPRSRRRPQRGRENITAACSPPPACPSRSAGRSGVVSQPAARAQLRAQPPRPPRPGPAAGASAPPESLLAPATRAPGVERWSQRPEEKRASEAQRWPGQVVALRRWSPSSGSVWPTRSTARTSPSAATSPRPRNFPDYSKYQDGHVK; the protein is encoded by the exons ATGCTGACGTTGGCAGCCGAACCCGAAGTAGTTCGAGGCGACGGCTTGCACCGTCCGGTTGTTGCGTTGTGTAGCGTTGcgttctcttcctctctcactccACGCTCCCGGCGGAGGCCCCAGCGGGGACGCGAGAATATCACGGCGGCCTGCTCTCCCCCTCCCGCTTGCCCGTCTCGCTCGGCCGGACGGTCCGGCGTCGTCAGTCAGCCGGCGGCCCGCGCCCAGCTAAGGGCTCAGCCCCCGCGCCCGCCGcgcccaggcccagcggccggAGCTAGCGCCCCACCTGAGAGCCTCCTCGCTCCGGCGACGCGGGCACCGGGAGTGGAGCGTTGGTCGCAGAGGCCCGAGGAGAAGCGAGCGAGCGAGGCCCAGCGGTGGCCGGGGCAGGTGGTTGCGCTGCGAAGATGGTCGCCAAGCAGCGGATCCGTATGGCCAACGAGAAGCACAGCAAGAACATCACCCAGCGCGGCAACGTCGCCAAGACCTCG CAATTTTCCAGATTATTCAAAGTATCAGGATGGGCATGTGAAGTGA